tgtgaTCGTTTAGTGTCTTTTAACAGTAATTTTGGATCCATTGATGCTCATTACTGTctatttgtggtggttttgtgtctttttgtggtaattttgtgtctctctgtggccGTTTTCCGTGTCTTTTAGGACATTTGCACCtcattctggttgtttttgcGTCTCTTTCCACCTATTATCTGTTACTTAGCAGTTGTTtggtgtctatttgtggtttaGAGTtgatttgtggttgttttgtgtctctgattggtttgcatgtctctgtgtctctttgtggttgtttagtgccTATTTGTTGTCATCGTGTgactgtttttggtcattttgtgtctctttgattggtttgcgtgtctttgttgttgttttgtgtttctggtcatttgtgtctctttgcacttgttttgcatcactttgtggttCTTATTTGGGTCTTTGCGGTTGTGTGCATCTTTGTGACAacttgtggttgtttagtgtctgttttggtaattttgcatctattgtacaattattttatttgtctttgcagtcatttggtgtccgtttctggtcattttgtatcgttgtggttgctttgtgtctctttgtggttgttctgtgtctttctgtggttgttaAGTGTCTTTTTATATTAATTGTGCATCTATTTGACATTGTTTTGTGCCTATTTGATTGGTTTACTTGtctttgcggttgttttgtgtctctttgtggtcattttgtgtctatttgcggttgttttgtgtctatttgtggtttaGTGTCTATTTATGGctgtttagtgtctttttgtggttgtttagagTCTATTTGTCGCTTTGTGCCtattagtggttgttttgtgtgtctttgtggttgtttagcatctatttgtgaatattctctggtttctttcctctgtaaAAGTAAATTGAACATCTTTGGATTAAACAAggcatttgaggaaactctgatccacatttttaacatttaaagacattttaggaccaaacagctgattgattCATCCAGAAAACCAcctgtaaatgaataaataatgaaaataatcatcagcTTGGTGCAGTCAGTCCATGATGTGTCATGATTTTAGCGTGAATTTAAGAGAAACTACgattaaatctgtatttttggcCTCTTTAGGGCAaaaactaacaattattttcacgTCAGCGTTTAATCTGCTGATtatattttggattattttcattgttttggctctaaaatgtctcaggaTGGTGAAAATGTCCATCAGGGTGTTGAAAGTCTTATTTGACAGCTATTCTGGTCATCGATTCatcagtctaaattctgtgatttcggctccttaaatgtgaatattttctggcttctttcctctgtgacagtaaactgaagatgtTTGGACTATTGATTCATCcagaataaatgtaaataatcatCATTTCAGCtgtaatattataaatattctACATTATGGGCTGTTTATCTGTAATATCCTGATTTATATTTGGAAACTAGACTTTAATTAATGATGGTTTTAactataaaatgaataaattatgcCTTGAGAGgttgtctaatatttaaattattaccTGTCAAGAGTTTGATGCTTCAATAACATTTCTGAGGCTATATGAAAGCCGATAAACCGGACTATTTGATCCGTTAATTCGGTTTTATGCGGTAAAAACACCTGAGCAggtgcagtaaaacaaacagaaatcagatcctgtttgtgttttcaggataAAAACCGTAAATCCGGTTCACCAGAGTCCACATTTAAACCGGGACGTTAAGACGCTGCGGGGATCCGGTCCCGTCACGACACCTGCCACCTGCCCGGTACCACCGTCCGCGTTCCGGTTATTTACCGTGACCTTGTAAACAGAcggcagcagaaacaaacaaccGGTTTGAAGCTGCGGGACCGGGAGGAGCTCGGCGGCTCGGCTCGGACCGGCCCCGGCATCGGTACCGGTACCGGACCGCCGCCTCCTCTGCTCACCTGATGGCCCGGTTGGATGCTCTGGGCGGTATCCGGTAAACGTTCACCTCGGGCTTCACGCACAGCACCGACTCGTACTCGAACTGACCCTCGGTCGCCATCTTGCCTCGTTCTCGGTGGATGCGCCGGTCGGTGACGGTGATCCTCCGGTCACGGCTGCGTCACCGTAAAACACCGAGAAGCTGCGCAACGACGCTGCGCCACCGGGAcggttttaaccctcgtgtcgtcctgcgggtcaaaattaactcattttaaagtttgaaaatgtggaaaaaaaatattttcacagtgaaatttctgatgtccacattttcagcatttttttggaaatttttgaacattttttggtggaaaaaaagaaatgctaaaaaaatgtttctttaagaacattcagaatttttcttttcccgaatgttcttcaagaaaatattaaagcttttactgatatttatgtaatcactttaaatatttttaggatttttggggggaagatttttattcattttttgaaaatatttacaatttatatatatttttatttttattacttgccaattttgttttttttttgttttttttttaaataaaactttaaaggcaaacttttcaggaattttcttgctgaagattttgtaaatttttataaatttggggaatttttagttgaatgtttggatttttttcagacaaggaaacaatttttttttggtgtcgtaaatgaggacaacaggagggttaacctcCTAAATAgggaacttttttttcaaaaagagcgtattggtaataataataatagtaataataataataataaccttataaatgtaataaaatataataaatacaataatcagaatttttatttcgtaaaaattgtaaaacaaataaataaaaatcgtaaaaaaaagtaaaatttttaaaaagagtaaGGGTTAATATGTATTAATTATTAGTACAACTTTTTATgagattttactagatattaactgcaatttaacaagacaggaaaatctgtaaaacagcagttatttattaatttaaaatcataaaaataaatttgttttgttaaattgcataTAACATCTACTAAAATCGCATAAAAATTtgtaataatttacatattaaccctaacccttttttaaatacatttttttttgaatttttactttaattaaatcagtagaaaatattaaattatagatatttgttattatttgaaagaaaaaaataagcattttagataaaaataaataaattgctgttttacaaatttttcctgttttgttaaaatgaatGTATTGTTTACACATTAACCCTTATTCTATAAGGTAACAGGtctccagtctatcacagggctacacagagacaaacaatcacacctacagataatttagaatcattagttaatttttggactgtgggaggaagctggagaacctggagaaaacccacacaatgTACAggaagaacatacaaactccgtgcagaaagatcccaggaaggccgggatgcaaaccgggaatcttccagctgcaaggcgagaagtgctaaccaccaagccactgtgcagcctcagcTTCATCcagcaaaataaaaagatactagatccaaaaaaaacccctaaaaTTCCACTTAATGCATGAAAATGAAGGAACTGACTCAAAAATACCAaatctcattattttatttcacgtTTGACCGTGACGCTACAAAGCAGTCAGCTGCCTTCTAACTTTAAAAGCCTTGCTACATcttgaaaagctgtttttttttctcagtttttttttcagatttctcaGTTCAGCGGTTGTAGTGACGGATCAACAGGAGGTTCGTTCACAGTCCGAGAAGCTTGAAGGCGTCTCGTAGATCTTCAGTCTCACAGGGCTGAGGGACAAAACGAGAGTTTGTTATCGTTTTAAACACACTGTTGTTGGGTTGGATCGCTCTAAAgcagggtgtcaaactcatcaacaaaggaacacaacgtttagtcatctggaactgaatgatatagtattttactttatggtcaaaacgacaaaaaagacaaaaaaacgacaaaatattacaaaaatgagacacaaaagaacaatgaacaatctagtattttactttatgatctaaacaacttgtcatggtctagaaattattttaaatttatagttttactaatttacagtctgcagttaatgtcttctctggaatttttacactttgagggccagattggaccctctggaggaccgcttttggcccacgtgCCGCATGTTtcacacccctgatctaaataGTTAATTTAACATCATACCTGCAGGATGCGGTTGAGTTTTCTGGCCAGACGGACGGAGTTCTGGTGCAGCCCGTCCCAGGGTTTGAACTTACTTTGATTCCGAGCCACAAAGGTCTGCCAGCAGTAGAAGTAGTCTGAGGAGGGTTCAGAAAACAGTCGGTAGTTGTAACCAAAAGCAGCTTGGTGGAACTCTACGGTGGAATAAAAACAGACTGATGGATCCACCTTTGTAGCTCATGACCGTGATGTGAACGCCGGCCTTCTTCAGGACCCTCAGACCTTCTCGCTCCCGGCTGTCCTCCATGTCGCAGAAGTAGAGCCGAGCCACGAAGATCCGGAGGCGAAGGTTGGGCGTCTGGTTGAGGAACTGGGCCAGTCTGAAGGAGCAGTCGGCACAAGGAGACCAGGAGCAGAACCAGGTGATGGAGTAGCTGGTTCTGTTCTGTCCGGTGACCCCGTAACCCCAGAGACCAGGACACAAGGCTCCCAGGTAGCGCAGGAACAGCAGCTGGACACCAAACATCGGAAGATTCATGAagtcaagttaaaaaaactaGACATAACTACCATTAATTTAggtttttatgtgtttcttaTTCAGCCAGCAGGTTTCTTCTggatggaaatgacaaaaacaagagagaaaactCATCACGTTCGAGGTTTTCATGATGAATTTAAACTATTTCACGAACTCTTGGTCACATTTTACTGTCCGAAACTATTCAAACTCTTTGAAACTGTCAAACTTTTGATCACATGCAGCTTCTATCTCATCCCAGATGTTCCTGTTGGTTCCCTCCATGTTCTATCAGGTTCTAGTCCACTATAAAGGCAGACCAGCCGATGCAGTGGTTCTATAGTCAATTATAGTCCCAAAAAAGAACCATAATGATTCCTCTTCGtgtcaaattttgatttatggtaattttttgtTGACCGACAGGTTTCTTCTGGATGGAAATTAcataaacaaatgataaaaactcaGTAAAATACTGCGTTGGAGATGTTAATGATGgattttaactgtgtttttttttttttttttttacatttcactgccTCAAACTAAAAATATCCCTTCAATAATCTCTTATCCCAGATGTTCCTGTTGGTTCCCTCCATGTTCTATCAGGTTCTAATCCACTATGAAGGtagaacagctgatgcagtggtTCTATAGTCAGTTATAGTCCCAAAAAAGTGTATGCCAAATAGAGTTCCTATTATTCCTCCCCGATGCCAAATTGTGATCTATAGCGAACTGTTATTTGACCAATGGGTTTCTTCTGAATGGAAATGGCAAACAAGAAACAAGCTGTTCCTGTTCTTCAGTGAGCAGAGTCTTGATGTCCTCCATCAGTCCACCAGTAGTTCTAGTGTCTAACAGTCTTTCTGCAGgtctccactggg
This genomic stretch from Amphiprion ocellaris isolate individual 3 ecotype Okinawa chromosome 9, ASM2253959v1, whole genome shotgun sequence harbors:
- the aicda gene encoding single-stranded DNA cytosine deaminase, with amino-acid sequence MITKLDSVLLPRKKFIYHYKNLRWARGRCETYLCFVIKKRAGPDSLSFDFGHLRNRNRCHVELLFLRYLGALCPGLWGYGVTGQNRTSYSITWFCSWSPCADCSFRLAQFLNQTPNLRLRIFVARLYFCDMEDSREREGLRVLKKAGVHITVMSYKDYFYCWQTFVARNQSKFKPWDGLHQNSVRLARKLNRILQPCETEDLRDAFKLLGL